The following are from one region of the Platichthys flesus chromosome 2, fPlaFle2.1, whole genome shotgun sequence genome:
- the LOC133969632 gene encoding elastase-1-like, whose protein sequence is MGYKRVVDSSLQHRKFQKTADMLRFLVLISFSALALAQLEPEPRYLEEDSVEERVVGGEVARPNSWPWQISLQYKSGSSFHHTCGGTLVRRGWVMTAAHCVDRARTWRVVLGEHNLNSNEGGEQYMSVSQVYVHPNWNSNSVAGGWDIALLRLSSEASLNNKVQLGALPPSGQVLPHNNPCFITGWGRTQTGGQLSAQLKQASLPVVDHKTCTSYGWWGSTVKTSMVCAGGGRDSGCQGDSGGPLNCSVNGQWVVHGVTSFVSSSGCNAPQKPTVFTRSSAYISWMNNIMG, encoded by the exons atgggGTATAAAAGAGTGGTGGACAGCAGTCTCCAGCACAGGAAGTTTCAGAAGACCGCAGACATGCTCAGGTTCCTTGTGTTGATCTCTTTCTCAGCCCTCG CGCTGGCCCAGCTGGAGCCCGAGCCCAGGTATCTGGAGGAGGACAGTGTGGAGGAGAGGGTTGTGGGAGGTGAAGTGGCCCGACCCAACAGCTGGCCCTGGCAG ATCTCTCTTCAGTATAAATCTGGCTCCAGCTTCCACCACACGTGTGGAGGAACCCTGGTCAGAAGAGGATGGGTGATGACCGCTGCTCACTGTGTGGACCG CGCCAGGACTTGGCGTGTTGTTCTTGGAGAACACAACTTGAACTCCAACGAAGGCGGAGAACAGTACATGAGCGTGAGCCAGGTCTACGTCCACCCCAACTGGAACTCCAACAGCGTTGCTGGAGG GTGGGACATTGCTCTCCTGCGTCTGTCCTCTGAAGCTTCCCTGAACAACAAAGTCCAGCTGGGTGCCCTCCCCCCCAGTGGTCAGGTCCTGCCCCACAACAACCCCTGCTTCATCACTGGATGGGGACGTACCCAGA CCGGGGGTCAGCTCTCTGCTCAGCTCAAACAGGCGTCCCTGCCTGTTGTTGACCACAAGACCTGCACCAGCTACGGATGGTGGGGCAGCACGGTGAAGACCTCCATGGTGTGTGCCGGTGGCGGCAGAGACTCTGGATGCCAG GGCGACTCCGGTGGCCCCCTGAACTGCAGCGTCAATGGCCAGTGGGTTGTCCACGGCGTGACCAGCTTCGTGTCCTCCTCCGGCTGCAACGCTCCCCAGAAGCCCACCGTCTTCACCCGCTCCTCCGCCTACATCTCCTGGATGAACAAC ATCATGGGTTGA